One stretch of Candidatus Baltobacteraceae bacterium DNA includes these proteins:
- the aroB gene encoding 3-dehydroquinate synthase, translated as MKVTVPLKGRPYHVVIRDGALHDLVRLTGAPRGTRVAVVGDRRLTKTLHQLTRAFEAYGNPATTIAVAAEERLKSLRSVEPLYGKLLRAGLDRRSTIVGVGGGTIGDAIGFVAATYLRGVRFISVPTTLLAGVDSSIGGKTGLNHDLGKNLIGVVAQPDLVVIDPSILRGLDRRDRISGLGEIVKTALIADARLYRTLLTAWKDVVALREPLTTRIIARCVAIKARVVASDERERTGIRQQLNFGHTVAHAVENVAGYGTLRHGEAVIVGMRAAVALSAARGHLREVDALAIEKLLQAIPVPDTWQRYSARSIAAAARHDKKRGANGVRFVLLSKIGGTIGDDGVSQGELLGALRGIGFPS; from the coding sequence GTGAAGGTTACGGTTCCGCTGAAAGGACGTCCGTACCACGTCGTTATCCGCGACGGGGCTCTGCACGATCTCGTGCGACTGACCGGCGCGCCGCGTGGAACGCGGGTCGCGGTCGTCGGCGATCGCCGTCTTACGAAGACGCTGCATCAACTGACGCGAGCGTTCGAAGCATACGGAAACCCGGCCACAACGATTGCGGTCGCGGCAGAGGAACGTCTCAAATCATTGCGCAGCGTCGAGCCGTTGTACGGAAAGCTCCTGCGTGCCGGCCTCGACCGTCGTTCCACGATCGTCGGCGTCGGCGGTGGAACGATCGGCGATGCGATCGGGTTCGTCGCGGCGACGTATCTCCGCGGCGTGCGATTTATCTCGGTTCCGACGACGCTGCTGGCTGGAGTCGATTCGTCGATCGGCGGGAAGACCGGTTTGAACCACGATCTCGGCAAGAATCTAATCGGCGTCGTCGCGCAACCCGATCTCGTCGTCATCGATCCGAGCATCTTGCGCGGACTCGACCGGCGCGATCGCATCTCGGGACTCGGAGAAATCGTCAAAACCGCTTTGATCGCTGATGCGCGCCTCTATCGTACGCTGCTAACCGCATGGAAGGACGTCGTAGCGCTGCGCGAGCCGCTCACGACTCGCATCATCGCGCGCTGCGTCGCGATCAAAGCCCGCGTCGTCGCGTCGGACGAACGCGAGCGTACCGGCATACGCCAACAACTCAATTTTGGCCACACGGTTGCGCATGCAGTGGAGAACGTTGCCGGTTACGGAACGCTGCGGCACGGCGAAGCAGTTATCGTCGGCATGCGCGCCGCAGTTGCGCTTTCGGCCGCCCGTGGCCACCTCCGCGAAGTCGATGCTCTAGCGATCGAGAAACTCTTGCAAGCGATTCCCGTCCCGGATACGTGGCAACGTTATTCGGCCCGCTCGATCGCGGCAGCCGCCAGACACGATAAGAAGCGCGGCGCGAACGGAGTTCGATTCGTCTTGCTCAGCAAGATCGGAGGGACGATCGGCGACGATGGCGTCTCGCAGGGTGAGCTGCTGGGGGCCCTTCGAGGCATTGGATTTCCATCATGA
- a CDS encoding shikimate kinase codes for MPGSIFLCGLSGSGKSTVAPLVAQLRGFTALDTDAMIVADARMTIAEIFSHEGEGGFREREAYAVKSACAHSHSVVALGGGALERDDSFEAVSAAGMLVFLDAPDEVLAARLEPPSGEVRPLLAQPDALSRMRARRIARFERAALRIDTSTLTPGDISRVILSVVEA; via the coding sequence GTGCCCGGTAGCATCTTCCTCTGCGGGCTCTCGGGTAGCGGAAAATCGACGGTTGCGCCCCTCGTAGCACAGCTGCGCGGCTTCACCGCACTCGACACCGACGCGATGATCGTGGCTGACGCGCGAATGACGATTGCCGAGATCTTTTCGCACGAGGGTGAGGGCGGGTTTCGCGAGCGTGAAGCGTATGCGGTCAAATCGGCCTGCGCACACTCGCATTCGGTCGTGGCGCTCGGTGGCGGCGCACTCGAACGCGATGACTCGTTCGAGGCCGTGAGCGCGGCCGGGATGCTCGTCTTTCTCGACGCACCCGATGAGGTTCTCGCCGCACGCCTCGAGCCTCCCAGCGGCGAAGTACGTCCGCTACTTGCCCAGCCCGATGCGCTTTCGCGCATGCGCGCGCGCCGAATCGCGCGCTTTGAACGCGCCGCCTTGCGAATTGATACGAGCACGCTAACACCCGGCGATATTTCTCGTGTCATCCTGAGCGTGGTCGAAGCGTGA
- the aroC gene encoding chorismate synthase, whose product MSLRYLTAGESHGQALLGIIEGIPAGIELDAEYLHAQARRRKLGYGRGNRQNIETDEIRILAGVRFGKTLGSPIGLVIDNRDWRSWSEIMSVAEPEDESIRARRVVSVPRPGHADRVGGIKYAHDDMRNVLERASARETAARVALGSVARRFLECIGIQIQSRVVQIGEAVDTSPWSDVDTEKIDASPVRALDAAAAERMIEVIEAAKRAGDTLGGVIEAVAHNVPVGLGSYVQWDRRLEAEIGKAFLSLNAIKGVEVGLGFDLARTPGTSAHDAFYPGKGDGSRTSYRTNRSGGIDGGMTTGQPIVVRAAMKPLATLMKPLDSVDLGTGEPTQAHIERSDVCAVPAAAVIGESLLALVLASSVLEKFGGDTIDEVVDRVRAWDAIARAR is encoded by the coding sequence ATGAGCCTACGTTATTTGACGGCCGGCGAATCGCACGGCCAAGCGTTGCTCGGGATCATCGAAGGGATTCCCGCCGGAATCGAGCTCGATGCCGAATATCTGCACGCACAGGCGAGACGCCGCAAGCTCGGCTACGGTCGCGGAAACCGTCAGAACATCGAAACGGACGAGATCCGAATACTGGCCGGCGTTCGTTTCGGGAAAACGCTCGGCAGTCCGATCGGTCTGGTCATAGACAATCGCGATTGGCGTTCGTGGTCTGAGATCATGTCGGTCGCAGAACCGGAGGACGAGAGTATTCGCGCCCGGCGCGTCGTCAGCGTTCCGCGACCCGGGCATGCCGACCGGGTTGGTGGGATCAAATACGCACACGACGACATGCGCAACGTTCTCGAACGTGCGAGCGCGCGCGAAACGGCTGCGCGGGTTGCACTGGGGAGTGTTGCGCGACGGTTCCTCGAGTGCATCGGCATCCAAATCCAAAGCCGCGTCGTGCAAATCGGCGAGGCCGTCGATACGTCGCCGTGGAGCGACGTCGATACCGAAAAGATCGACGCATCGCCTGTCCGCGCGCTGGACGCCGCGGCCGCGGAGCGCATGATCGAAGTGATCGAAGCAGCCAAACGGGCCGGCGACACACTCGGCGGCGTGATCGAAGCCGTCGCGCACAACGTCCCGGTCGGACTCGGCTCGTACGTGCAGTGGGATCGCCGTCTCGAGGCCGAGATCGGTAAAGCATTTCTTTCGCTCAACGCGATCAAGGGTGTTGAAGTCGGGCTGGGCTTTGACTTGGCGCGAACGCCGGGAACCAGCGCGCATGACGCGTTCTATCCCGGTAAGGGCGACGGCTCTCGAACGTCGTACCGCACGAACCGTTCCGGCGGCATCGACGGCGGAATGACGACGGGGCAACCGATCGTCGTTCGCGCCGCGATGAAGCCGCTTGCAACCTTGATGAAACCGCTCGATTCCGTCGACCTGGGGACGGGCGAGCCAACACAAGCGCACATCGAGCGCAGCGACGTTTGTGCGGTACCGGCAGCGGCGGTAATCGGTGAATCCCTGCTGGCGCTGGTCCTCGCTTCTTCCGTGCTCGAAAAATTCGGTGGCGATACCATCGACGAAGTCGTCGACCGCGTCCGCGCGTGGGACGCAATCGCGCGTGCCCGGTAG
- a CDS encoding shikimate dehydrogenase, whose amino-acid sequence MAEYRAAVIGHPIGHSLSPALFAEFARVAEIDLEYEAVDVHPDALAGSLAVWRDDAQFVGCNVTMPHKERIVELLEGWTDAARATAAVNVVRRDGAGFIGDNTDVAGIGATFDSARFEVRGIDAVVFGAGGGARAVATVLGDRGAATVTVVARTLARARALCGDASKRTPETSFTALDMNAELPSAELYVNATPLGQAGQPARDLLPANAPASSLAFDLVYRPATTPFLAHARMKGMKAVGGFTMLLEQALATFEGWFGFRPQLDSASRIRLEKLAA is encoded by the coding sequence GTGGCTGAGTATCGCGCCGCAGTGATCGGCCACCCGATCGGACATTCGCTCTCTCCCGCGCTGTTCGCAGAGTTCGCGCGCGTTGCGGAGATCGATCTCGAGTATGAGGCGGTCGACGTCCATCCGGACGCGCTGGCCGGATCGCTCGCCGTTTGGCGTGACGACGCGCAATTCGTCGGGTGCAACGTCACGATGCCGCACAAAGAACGCATTGTCGAATTGCTCGAGGGATGGACGGACGCTGCGCGCGCAACGGCCGCAGTCAACGTGGTGCGCCGCGACGGCGCGGGCTTCATCGGCGACAACACCGACGTCGCCGGGATCGGGGCCACGTTCGACTCTGCCCGATTCGAGGTGCGAGGAATCGATGCGGTGGTTTTCGGTGCAGGCGGAGGCGCACGTGCAGTCGCGACCGTTCTCGGCGATCGCGGTGCGGCAACCGTGACAGTCGTTGCCCGCACGCTCGCGCGCGCACGCGCACTGTGTGGGGATGCCTCGAAGCGGACGCCCGAAACGTCGTTCACCGCGCTCGACATGAATGCTGAGCTTCCGAGCGCGGAACTCTACGTCAATGCGACGCCGCTCGGGCAAGCGGGACAACCGGCGCGCGATTTGCTCCCTGCAAATGCGCCGGCGTCGTCGCTGGCTTTCGATCTTGTCTATCGTCCAGCTACGACGCCGTTCCTCGCGCATGCCCGAATGAAAGGAATGAAGGCGGTCGGCGGGTTTACGATGCTGTTGGAACAAGCGCTTGCGACATTCGAGGGTTGGTTCGGTTTTCGTCCGCAGCTCGACAGCGCGTCACGCATCCGTCTCGAGAAGCTCGCGGCATGA
- the aroA gene encoding 3-phosphoshikimate 1-carboxyvinyltransferase has protein sequence MSDLAVAPAAAALRGRLTVPGDKSIAHRALLFAALASGPSRITGLPSGHDVRSTRRCLEALGITIADCIEDVVVEGRGGAFTQPPTALDCGNSGTTMRLLSGILSTKDLDVTLDGDESLRKRPMRRIATPLTEMGATIELAEGLHAPIRVRGTSRLQGFNYELTVNSAQVKGALIFAALNANGPTILRGALRSRDHSERMLPAFGGTITSREGTLQIEGRQHLRASPQVLTIPGDISSAAYWIASATIVPNSRVEIAGVGLNPTRLGFVDVLRRMGASITLTHHGAAAEPIGTIVSEYAPLRATVVEGTEVPDLVDELPLLAIVASFAEGTTHVRGAEELRYKESDRIDAIVRGGRAIGMQIEPHADGFSVTGPASLHGGTVDAMRDHRIAMAFAIAGLGTPAPIAISGADSVAISYPDFFSTLDSLRG, from the coding sequence GTGAGCGATCTTGCCGTCGCGCCGGCGGCGGCTGCGCTGCGCGGCCGTCTCACGGTTCCGGGCGACAAATCGATCGCGCATCGCGCGCTCTTGTTCGCCGCGCTTGCGAGCGGCCCAAGCCGTATCACGGGTCTCCCAAGCGGCCACGACGTGCGCTCGACACGACGCTGTCTCGAAGCTCTCGGCATTACGATCGCTGACTGCATCGAGGACGTCGTCGTCGAAGGACGCGGAGGCGCATTCACGCAGCCGCCCACTGCCCTCGATTGCGGAAACTCGGGGACGACAATGCGCCTTCTCTCGGGCATTCTCTCAACCAAGGATCTCGACGTTACGCTCGACGGCGATGAGTCGTTGCGTAAACGCCCGATGCGACGGATTGCGACGCCGCTTACCGAGATGGGTGCGACGATCGAGCTTGCCGAGGGCCTTCACGCGCCGATTCGCGTGCGTGGGACGTCACGACTGCAAGGCTTCAACTATGAACTTACGGTCAATAGCGCGCAGGTCAAGGGCGCGCTTATTTTTGCCGCGCTCAACGCCAACGGCCCAACGATTTTGCGCGGCGCACTGCGCAGTCGCGATCACAGCGAACGCATGCTGCCTGCATTCGGCGGGACGATCACCTCACGTGAGGGGACGCTTCAGATCGAAGGACGACAGCATCTCCGCGCCTCGCCCCAGGTGCTGACGATCCCGGGAGATATCTCGAGCGCCGCCTACTGGATTGCGTCCGCTACGATCGTACCGAACAGCCGCGTCGAGATCGCTGGCGTTGGTCTGAATCCGACACGTCTGGGTTTCGTCGACGTTCTGCGCCGCATGGGTGCGTCGATTACGCTTACGCATCACGGCGCGGCAGCCGAACCTATCGGGACGATCGTTTCCGAGTACGCTCCGCTACGCGCTACCGTCGTTGAGGGCACCGAAGTGCCCGACCTCGTCGATGAATTGCCGCTGCTTGCGATCGTTGCATCGTTCGCCGAAGGGACGACGCACGTTCGCGGCGCTGAAGAGCTCCGCTACAAAGAATCGGATCGCATCGACGCGATCGTTCGAGGCGGCCGCGCCATCGGGATGCAGATCGAGCCGCATGCCGACGGATTCTCGGTTACGGGCCCGGCTTCGTTGCACGGCGGAACGGTCGACGCGATGCGCGATCATCGAATAGCCATGGCATTCGCGATCGCGGGGCTCGGCACGCCGGCGCCGATCGCGATATCGGGTGCCGACTCGGTTGCAATTTCGTATCCGGACTTTTTTTCTACGTTGGATTCGCTGCGTGGCTGA
- the aroF gene encoding 3-deoxy-7-phosphoheptulonate synthase translates to MIGAFEGIDGAHSQLALEAYFRARLGAEEATTLGAPSFRAAAVAVSAGRADVGIVPIDNAIAGTVRDGYDLLLEFDLVPVAEIVWRMDHRLLGAPGTTIEDVREILAHPLVIAECGKFLASLPHARTVPCEDTGIAAREVARAGNAGIAAIAPPSAAVRYGLVELAPRVADHPENFTRFIVFRSRESSHPALGVDESDGPRKTSLLLITSNAAGSLSRCLGVIAAAGISVGKLESKPTLGRPQEAEFYLDIDGDLLDPQHAGALAELRAAALDLRIIGSYRANAHVAAVAAGIAAPPIPSLRDMLPKTAFVPQKPKTSSASSSTPRAARDSRPTGTRVRVGNVDIGDGMFAIIAGPCSVESRQQVLETAHAVHEAGAVMLRGGAFKPRTNPYAFQGLGWEGVTHLCEAGRATGMPTVSEVMSIDQVDRMAAQVDVLQIGARNMQNFDLLKAVGRTGKPVLLKRGLSATIEELIAAAEYILAEGNPNVMLCERGIRTFETATRNTLDLSAIPVLREKTHLPVLVDPSHGVGVRRWIASMCRAAKAAGAHGLILEVHPNPPEALSDKDQALTFEDFREIVAELDRVPIFDSARAGQATLKT, encoded by the coding sequence ATGATCGGAGCATTCGAAGGTATCGACGGGGCGCACTCACAGCTGGCGCTCGAAGCGTACTTTCGCGCGCGGTTGGGCGCCGAAGAGGCGACCACGCTCGGGGCGCCGAGCTTTCGTGCTGCAGCCGTCGCCGTTTCGGCCGGACGTGCCGATGTCGGCATCGTTCCGATCGATAACGCGATCGCCGGGACCGTGCGTGACGGCTACGATCTGCTGCTCGAGTTCGACCTCGTCCCCGTCGCCGAGATCGTCTGGCGCATGGATCACCGTCTTCTCGGTGCACCGGGAACGACGATCGAGGACGTGCGTGAAATTCTCGCCCATCCGCTCGTTATCGCGGAATGCGGAAAATTTCTGGCAAGCCTCCCGCACGCACGAACGGTCCCCTGCGAAGACACCGGCATCGCCGCCCGCGAGGTTGCGCGCGCCGGTAACGCCGGAATCGCAGCCATTGCGCCGCCAAGCGCGGCCGTACGCTACGGACTCGTCGAGCTCGCACCACGGGTCGCCGACCATCCCGAAAATTTCACGCGTTTCATCGTCTTCCGTTCGCGAGAGAGCAGTCACCCTGCACTCGGAGTCGATGAAAGTGACGGACCACGCAAAACGTCGCTTCTTCTCATTACGTCGAACGCTGCCGGCTCGCTATCGCGATGTCTGGGCGTCATTGCTGCGGCTGGGATCAGTGTCGGAAAATTGGAATCGAAGCCGACGCTTGGCCGCCCGCAAGAAGCCGAGTTCTATCTTGACATCGACGGGGATCTGCTCGATCCACAGCATGCAGGCGCGCTCGCGGAGTTGCGAGCAGCGGCACTCGATCTACGGATCATCGGAAGCTATCGCGCAAATGCGCATGTCGCCGCCGTAGCGGCCGGAATCGCAGCGCCGCCTATCCCGTCCCTACGCGACATGCTGCCCAAAACGGCGTTCGTACCACAGAAACCGAAAACGAGCTCCGCTTCATCGAGCACGCCGCGTGCGGCCCGTGATTCGCGTCCGACCGGAACGCGCGTACGTGTCGGCAACGTCGACATCGGCGACGGGATGTTCGCGATCATCGCCGGCCCGTGCTCGGTTGAGTCACGTCAGCAGGTTCTCGAAACAGCGCACGCCGTGCACGAAGCCGGCGCCGTCATGCTGCGCGGCGGCGCATTCAAGCCGCGCACCAATCCGTACGCCTTTCAAGGGCTAGGATGGGAAGGCGTCACGCACCTGTGCGAGGCCGGCCGCGCGACCGGCATGCCAACCGTCAGCGAAGTGATGAGCATCGATCAGGTCGACCGGATGGCCGCGCAAGTCGACGTCCTGCAGATCGGTGCGCGCAACATGCAAAACTTTGATCTGCTCAAAGCCGTCGGCCGTACCGGCAAGCCGGTGCTGCTCAAGCGTGGCCTCTCCGCGACTATCGAAGAGCTGATCGCCGCAGCCGAATACATTCTGGCTGAAGGCAATCCGAACGTGATGCTGTGCGAGCGTGGGATTCGCACCTTCGAAACGGCGACGCGCAACACGCTCGACCTCTCGGCGATTCCGGTACTGCGCGAAAAAACACATCTGCCGGTCCTCGTCGATCCTTCGCACGGCGTCGGCGTTCGCCGCTGGATTGCCTCGATGTGCCGCGCCGCGAAAGCGGCGGGAGCGCACGGCTTGATTCTCGAGGTACATCCGAACCCGCCCGAAGCGCTCAGCGATAAGGATCAAGCCCTCACGTTCGAAGACTTTCGCGAGATCGTGGCGGAGCTCGACCGCGTTCCGATCTTCGACTCGGCACGCGCCGGTCAGGCGACACTCAAGACGTGA
- a CDS encoding SpoIIE family protein phosphatase, with amino-acid sequence MISEPRRVSPRFSRIGTGGAVLLASLIFVVSVIALVAGLVAARQLRESAQEQRLLFGVQERADQLVRMQLDEETSLRGYLISKSSAFLDPYLSTRTDPFEELGRTLHQRLGESDLSEARAHLALILEWHREWRSGVAEALIRNPAPGNVARLESYGKILDDRIRREAAALRDEIAAKNDQVAASLESNISRTVEFAVGFVLIVSLGVLYLALAQHSTSAALERQHSIAGHLQAALGVGWQPIPGSTVGTAYVSATSEAEVGGDLFAAWQLPDDRGAIMIADMSGKGVDAVVNTAFCKYSIRALLQTYGRPDRVMTEFNRLFAHTVSDPSMFAVAFLGVLDARTGRFDYVSAGGEPAFLRHGNAARILDVGGPIVGLESDSVYVESAVTLAAGDIVLLATDGLTESRDETGDMLGSDGAAQMIAQAPNEPQAICDALIEAVRQRSAGDVGDDLALLAMRFDGIIDSGGQTRTLAEASRP; translated from the coding sequence ATGATATCTGAACCCCGTCGCGTTTCGCCCCGGTTCTCGCGAATTGGAACGGGCGGCGCGGTACTGCTTGCAAGTCTGATCTTCGTGGTGTCTGTGATCGCGCTGGTCGCGGGCCTCGTTGCTGCGCGGCAATTGCGCGAATCGGCGCAAGAGCAGAGACTGTTGTTCGGCGTCCAAGAGCGGGCCGATCAGCTCGTTCGCATGCAGCTCGACGAAGAGACTTCGCTGCGCGGTTATCTGATCTCCAAGAGCTCGGCATTTTTGGATCCCTATCTTTCGACGCGCACCGATCCGTTCGAAGAACTCGGACGCACCCTCCATCAGAGGCTGGGTGAAAGCGACTTGAGCGAAGCACGCGCGCATCTGGCGCTCATTCTCGAGTGGCATCGGGAATGGCGCAGCGGCGTCGCCGAAGCGTTGATACGCAATCCCGCTCCGGGCAACGTCGCGCGCCTGGAATCGTACGGCAAGATTCTCGACGATCGAATTCGGCGCGAAGCCGCCGCATTGCGCGATGAGATTGCGGCCAAGAACGATCAAGTCGCAGCCTCACTCGAGTCGAACATCAGCCGAACTGTCGAGTTCGCGGTTGGTTTCGTTCTCATCGTCTCGCTCGGCGTTCTGTATCTCGCGCTCGCGCAGCACTCAACCTCGGCGGCGCTCGAGCGGCAGCATTCGATCGCAGGGCATTTGCAAGCTGCGCTGGGCGTTGGATGGCAACCAATTCCGGGATCGACGGTCGGAACTGCGTACGTTTCCGCGACGAGCGAAGCCGAGGTCGGTGGCGATTTATTTGCGGCGTGGCAGCTTCCCGACGATCGGGGCGCGATCATGATTGCGGACATGAGCGGCAAAGGCGTTGACGCAGTCGTGAACACCGCGTTCTGTAAGTACTCGATTCGCGCGCTCTTGCAAACATATGGACGTCCCGATCGCGTCATGACCGAATTCAATCGGCTCTTTGCGCACACGGTCAGCGACCCGTCGATGTTTGCAGTCGCTTTCTTGGGCGTGTTGGACGCGCGCACCGGCCGCTTCGACTACGTCAGTGCCGGAGGTGAGCCGGCGTTCTTGCGGCATGGCAACGCGGCGCGCATCCTCGACGTCGGCGGTCCGATCGTGGGGCTGGAGAGCGACTCGGTTTACGTCGAATCGGCGGTCACGCTCGCGGCCGGCGATATCGTATTGCTTGCGACCGACGGGTTGACCGAATCGCGCGATGAAACGGGAGATATGCTCGGCTCGGACGGCGCAGCGCAAATGATCGCGCAAGCGCCGAACGAACCGCAGGCCATATGCGACGCGTTGATCGAGGCGGTCCGGCAGCGCAGCGCGGGTGATGTCGGCGATGATTTGGCGCTGCTTGCAATGCGCTTCGACGGAATCATCGACTCCGGCGGGCAAACGCGAACGCTCGCCGAAGCCAGCCGACCGTGA
- the hisF gene encoding imidazole glycerol phosphate synthase subunit HisF has product MIARRIIPCLDIKDGRVVKGVRFVDLVDAGDPVALARAYEDAGADELVFLDITATVEGRRATRSVVAAVAAELTIPFAVGGGINGIEDARDLLRSGCDKISMNSAAVRKPDLIAAAAAEFGSQCVIVAIDARRKDDSWEVVVDGGRTPAGRDAIEWAREAAQRGAGEILLTSMDGDGTRAGYDLALTKAVHEAVGVPVIASGGAGSVQDFIDVFEQAHADAALAASLFHYAILGIGDLKRELSERGLHLRPVPVTAT; this is encoded by the coding sequence GTGATTGCGCGGCGAATCATACCTTGTTTGGACATCAAAGACGGACGCGTCGTTAAAGGCGTCCGGTTCGTCGATTTGGTCGACGCCGGCGATCCGGTTGCGCTCGCACGCGCTTACGAAGACGCGGGCGCCGACGAGCTCGTGTTTCTCGACATCACCGCAACGGTCGAAGGCCGGCGTGCGACGCGCTCGGTTGTCGCGGCTGTGGCTGCCGAGCTGACGATCCCTTTTGCGGTCGGCGGCGGCATCAACGGGATCGAGGATGCGCGCGATTTGCTGCGGAGCGGCTGCGACAAGATCTCGATGAACAGCGCCGCCGTGCGCAAGCCGGACTTAATCGCCGCAGCCGCCGCCGAATTCGGAAGTCAGTGCGTCATCGTCGCAATCGACGCGCGACGGAAAGACGATTCGTGGGAAGTCGTCGTCGACGGCGGACGAACTCCGGCAGGACGGGACGCAATCGAGTGGGCGCGCGAAGCGGCGCAGCGCGGTGCCGGCGAGATCTTGCTCACGAGCATGGACGGCGACGGGACGCGTGCCGGCTACGATCTTGCGCTAACGAAGGCGGTACACGAGGCCGTCGGCGTCCCGGTCATCGCGTCGGGCGGCGCCGGAAGCGTGCAAGATTTCATCGACGTCTTCGAGCAGGCGCACGCGGATGCGGCGCTTGCGGCGTCGCTCTTTCACTACGCAATCTTAGGCATCGGCGATCTCAAACGCGAGCTATCCGAACGCGGGCTGCACCTCCGGCCGGTACCGGTCACAGCAACATGA
- the hisIE gene encoding bifunctional phosphoribosyl-AMP cyclohydrolase/phosphoribosyl-ATP diphosphatase HisIE — MNVEEIKFDASGLVPVSIVDAHSNRLLTLAYANREALEKTIATKQTHLWSRSRKRLWRKGEESGHTQDVVEIVADCDGDALMYRVVPQGPACHTGADSCFGDPVFSAAGQENAGAFMRAIEHLERTIESRRGADVSQSYVAKLFDGGVDRIGKKIGEEATELVIAAKNKARDEIVWEAADLIFHTLVLLAEEGVTLDEIGAEFQRRAR, encoded by the coding sequence ATGAACGTTGAGGAGATCAAGTTCGACGCATCCGGTCTCGTACCGGTCAGCATCGTCGACGCACATAGTAACCGCTTGCTGACGCTCGCATATGCGAACCGGGAAGCCCTCGAGAAAACGATTGCAACCAAGCAGACGCACTTATGGTCGCGCTCGCGCAAACGCTTGTGGCGCAAGGGAGAGGAATCCGGACACACGCAAGACGTCGTCGAGATTGTTGCCGACTGCGACGGCGACGCTTTGATGTATCGTGTCGTTCCGCAGGGTCCGGCCTGTCATACGGGCGCCGACTCGTGTTTTGGAGATCCCGTATTTTCCGCAGCCGGCCAAGAGAATGCCGGCGCCTTCATGCGAGCGATCGAACATCTCGAGCGTACGATCGAATCCCGGCGCGGCGCGGATGTTTCGCAAAGTTATGTCGCAAAGCTGTTCGACGGCGGCGTCGACCGCATCGGAAAGAAGATCGGCGAGGAAGCGACCGAGCTGGTGATCGCCGCGAAGAACAAAGCGCGTGACGAAATCGTCTGGGAAGCCGCCGATCTCATTTTTCACACGCTCGTGCTTTTGGCGGAGGAAGGCGTCACGCTCGACGAGATCGGCGCAGAATTTCAGCGACGAGCACGCTGA